In a genomic window of Salegentibacter salegens:
- a CDS encoding rhomboid family intramembrane serine protease — protein sequence MGELNLVTLIIIGVNVLVSFKGFKDDSFFQKYKFNIADINRGAKYQILTSGFLHVNTTHLLVNMLTLYFFANSVIFFLGIAGFIIVYLASLVLGNLLSYYFHKKDMHYTAVGASGAVMGVLYSAILLRPDMMLGLFFIIPIPAYIFGIGYLFYTIYGMKRQVGNIGHDAHFGGAVGGYLLTLLLASWVFEEHLLMVLLLALPIVFLFVMQKMGKI from the coding sequence ATGGGAGAATTAAACCTGGTTACCCTTATAATTATTGGTGTAAATGTATTGGTTTCATTCAAAGGATTTAAAGACGATTCTTTTTTTCAGAAATATAAATTTAATATTGCCGATATAAATCGCGGTGCTAAATATCAAATTCTTACTTCAGGATTTTTGCACGTAAATACCACCCACCTTTTGGTGAATATGCTAACGCTTTATTTTTTCGCCAATTCAGTGATCTTTTTTCTGGGAATCGCTGGGTTTATAATTGTTTACCTGGCCAGCCTGGTTTTGGGAAATTTACTGTCTTATTATTTTCATAAAAAAGATATGCATTATACAGCGGTAGGCGCAAGTGGTGCGGTAATGGGTGTGTTGTATTCGGCAATTCTTTTGAGACCCGATATGATGCTTGGTTTGTTTTTTATTATTCCCATTCCGGCCTATATTTTTGGAATAGGCTATTTGTTTTATACTATTTACGGTATGAAACGCCAGGTTGGTAATATTGGTCACGATGCTCATTTTGGCGGCGCAGTAGGCGGATATTTATTGACCCTTCTGTTGGCCAGTTGGGTTTTTGAAGAACATTTGCTAATGGTATTATTACTGGCACTTCCCATTGTTTTCTTATTTGTTATGCAAAAAATGGGAAAAATCTAA
- a CDS encoding SIMPL domain-containing protein — protein MKKLILLIAVVSGFAMQAQNENNNTGIHVTGEGIVKVAPDKVTIKSQIEHEGQSATSVKSQNDEVVDKVIKYLKSEGIAEKNINTNYINLNKRYNYNDKTYTYVANQAISITLEDISKYESIMKGLLENGLNGINGIEFESSNIEKHKVEARRKAVLNAKEKAEALAEPLGQTVGKAFMISEGSSNNYQPVYGSMRIKGSADEASNQETIAPGEMEISIDVNVAFQLLME, from the coding sequence ATGAAAAAATTAATTTTACTTATTGCCGTAGTTAGCGGTTTTGCAATGCAGGCTCAAAATGAAAACAACAATACCGGAATTCATGTTACCGGTGAAGGAATTGTAAAAGTAGCCCCCGATAAAGTCACGATAAAATCACAAATTGAACACGAAGGCCAAAGCGCTACGTCAGTAAAATCTCAAAATGATGAGGTGGTAGATAAAGTGATTAAATATTTAAAATCTGAAGGGATAGCCGAAAAAAATATCAACACTAATTATATCAATTTGAATAAACGCTATAATTATAACGATAAAACGTATACTTATGTAGCAAACCAGGCGATTTCAATTACGTTAGAAGATATTAGCAAATATGAATCTATAATGAAAGGTTTACTGGAAAATGGCCTTAACGGAATAAACGGAATTGAATTTGAATCTTCAAATATTGAAAAGCATAAGGTTGAAGCCAGAAGAAAAGCGGTGTTAAATGCAAAGGAAAAAGCTGAAGCACTTGCTGAACCATTAGGGCAAACAGTGGGAAAAGCTTTTATGATTAGTGAAGGAAGCAGTAATAATTACCAACCGGTTTATGGTTCTATGAGAATAAAAGGTTCTGCAGATGAAGCTTCTAACCAGGAGACTATTGCACCCGGGGAAATGGAAATAAGCATAGATGTAAATGTAGCTTTTCAGTTACTTATGGAATAA